Proteins encoded within one genomic window of Bradyrhizobium sp. AZCC 1719:
- a CDS encoding N-acyl-D-amino-acid deacylase family protein — MTSTPDLVIRGGTVADGKGGDLFEADVAIAGGRITEVGKVAAKGKEEIDARDKLVTPGFVDVHTHYDGQVTWSQDITPSSQNGVTTAIMGNCGVGFAPCRPADHVRLIQLMEGVEDIPEPVLSAGIPWAWESFPDYMEWLSKRSFDMDVGAQLPHAALRVYVMGERGARRDPSTPEDNKAMAALAGDAVRAGALGFSTSRTLNHRTSTGDFTPTLKAGEDELTAIAAAMHSQGRSVLQFVLDLSTIDEDLPMMLRVAENTKIPVSFSITQNDKAPQRWRQTLDTIREASVRGLSITAQIAARPVGLMLGLELSRNPFQTHPSYQAIAHLPLAERLARLRQPEVRKAILSEHATATDDPLFFRPNYDKMYLLGNPPDYEQPPENALGAQAKRQGKQPEELAYDAMLTDDGRGMLYVPFLNYADGNLDAIREMLRDPNAVPGLSDGGAHCGIICDASFPTYLLTHWTRDRSRGEKLSIPFVVAAQSRKTALSVGLYDRGLIAPGFKADVNVIDYDRLHLHPPKVHYDLPVGGRRLMQQVDGYDATIVSGVVTQRAGKATGARPGKLVRGTQGSKPQFDAAAS, encoded by the coding sequence ATGACCTCGACCCCCGACCTCGTGATCCGCGGCGGCACCGTTGCCGATGGCAAGGGTGGCGACTTGTTCGAAGCCGACGTGGCGATTGCAGGCGGCCGCATCACCGAAGTCGGCAAGGTCGCCGCGAAGGGCAAGGAGGAAATCGACGCCCGCGACAAGCTGGTCACGCCGGGCTTCGTCGACGTCCACACCCATTATGACGGCCAGGTCACCTGGAGCCAGGACATCACGCCCTCCTCGCAGAACGGCGTCACCACAGCGATCATGGGAAATTGCGGCGTCGGTTTTGCGCCGTGCCGTCCGGCCGACCATGTCCGACTGATTCAATTGATGGAAGGCGTCGAGGATATTCCCGAGCCGGTGCTGAGCGCCGGCATTCCGTGGGCGTGGGAAAGCTTTCCGGATTACATGGAGTGGCTGTCGAAAAGAAGCTTCGACATGGACGTCGGCGCGCAACTGCCGCACGCGGCCTTGCGCGTTTATGTGATGGGCGAGCGCGGCGCGCGCCGCGATCCGTCGACGCCGGAGGATAACAAGGCGATGGCGGCACTGGCGGGCGATGCCGTGCGGGCAGGCGCGCTCGGCTTCTCGACCTCGCGCACGCTCAACCACCGCACCTCGACCGGCGATTTTACGCCGACGCTGAAGGCAGGCGAGGACGAACTGACCGCGATCGCGGCGGCGATGCATTCGCAGGGCCGCAGCGTCCTGCAATTCGTGCTCGATCTCTCCACCATCGACGAAGACCTGCCGATGATGCTGCGGGTCGCCGAGAACACCAAAATCCCGGTGTCGTTCTCGATCACCCAGAACGACAAGGCGCCGCAGCGCTGGCGCCAGACGCTCGACACCATCAGGGAGGCCTCGGTGCGCGGCCTGTCGATTACGGCGCAGATCGCCGCCCGCCCGGTCGGACTGATGCTCGGACTCGAACTGTCGCGCAATCCGTTCCAGACTCACCCGAGTTATCAGGCGATCGCGCATCTGCCGCTCGCCGAGCGGCTCGCCCGCCTGCGCCAGCCCGAAGTGCGCAAGGCAATCCTGAGCGAGCACGCCACCGCGACCGACGATCCGCTGTTCTTCCGGCCGAACTACGACAAGATGTACCTGCTTGGAAACCCACCGGACTACGAACAGCCGCCGGAAAATGCGTTGGGCGCACAGGCGAAGCGCCAGGGCAAACAGCCGGAAGAACTCGCCTATGATGCGATGCTGACGGATGACGGCCGCGGCATGCTCTACGTGCCGTTCCTCAATTATGCCGACGGCAACCTCGATGCTATCAGGGAGATGCTGCGCGATCCCAATGCCGTGCCGGGGCTCTCCGACGGCGGCGCGCATTGCGGGATCATCTGCGACGCCAGTTTTCCGACCTATCTCCTGACGCACTGGACGCGCGACCGCAGCCGCGGCGAAAAACTGTCGATCCCGTTCGTCGTCGCCGCGCAATCGCGCAAGACCGCGCTCTCGGTCGGCCTCTACGACCGTGGCTTGATCGCGCCCGGCTTCAAGGCCGACGTCAACGTGATCGATTACGACCGACTGCATCTGCATCCGCCAAAAGTGCACTACGACCTGCCGGTCGGCGGCCGCCGCCTGATGCAGCAGGTCGACGGCTACGACGCCACCATCGTCTCCGGCGTGGTGACGCAGCGCGCCGGCAAAGCCACCGGCGCGCGCCCGGGCAAACTGGTGCGTGGCACGCAGGGAAGCAAGCCGCAGTTCGACGCGGCGGCGAGTTAG
- a CDS encoding MFS transporter, with product MVDILAAPQQAKADTSLRTLAAISVAHWVSHFHLFVLPMLFPFLKEQLGVGYIELGFALTVFGVVSGLTQAPIGYLADHIGARKVLLIGLSVGGLALIMLGLHLSYVSLILSAALLGLANSVYHPCDYAILSTHMDEARMGRAFSVHTFAGFLGGAVAPTIMLMLVTAVGGLGALIVAGAVGPVAALLLIAVRIPDASSADRKTDDPAAPQQSIVTPAIIVLTIFFMLLGLSSAGISNFGVVALMSGYGVTISAANVALTAYLGASAAGVLAGGYLADRTKRHGNVAAACFAINAIIITIIATINLPSVVLTAAMGLAGFLGGVIAPSRDMLVRNAAPAGAAGRAFGIVSTGFNFSGILSPLLFGWIMDQSLPHWVFGASVAFMVLTVLLALVTDRKPAVPKPL from the coding sequence ATGGTCGATATTCTGGCCGCACCGCAACAAGCCAAAGCGGACACGTCGCTGCGCACGCTCGCGGCGATTTCGGTCGCCCATTGGGTCAGCCATTTCCATCTGTTTGTGTTGCCGATGCTGTTTCCGTTCCTGAAGGAGCAGTTGGGCGTCGGCTACATTGAGCTCGGCTTCGCGCTCACGGTGTTCGGCGTCGTCTCCGGCCTGACGCAGGCCCCGATCGGCTATCTCGCCGACCACATTGGCGCGCGAAAAGTGCTGCTTATCGGCCTCTCCGTCGGCGGCCTCGCGCTGATCATGCTCGGCCTGCACCTGAGCTACGTCTCGCTGATCCTCTCGGCCGCGCTGCTTGGCCTTGCCAACAGCGTTTATCACCCCTGCGACTATGCGATCCTGTCGACACATATGGATGAAGCGCGGATGGGCCGGGCGTTTTCGGTCCATACCTTTGCGGGTTTCCTTGGCGGTGCGGTGGCGCCCACGATCATGCTCATGCTGGTGACAGCCGTCGGCGGGCTTGGCGCGCTGATCGTGGCCGGCGCGGTGGGACCAGTGGCGGCGCTGCTATTGATCGCGGTCAGAATTCCCGATGCCAGTTCGGCCGATCGCAAGACCGATGACCCTGCAGCGCCGCAGCAGAGCATCGTGACGCCTGCGATCATCGTGCTGACGATCTTCTTCATGCTGCTCGGCCTGTCCAGTGCTGGCATCAGCAATTTCGGAGTCGTTGCGCTGATGAGCGGCTATGGCGTGACGATCTCGGCCGCCAACGTCGCGCTGACCGCCTATCTCGGCGCCAGCGCGGCCGGCGTGCTCGCCGGCGGCTATCTCGCCGACCGCACCAAGCGGCATGGCAATGTCGCCGCTGCGTGCTTTGCCATCAACGCCATCATCATTACAATCATTGCGACGATCAATTTGCCGTCGGTGGTGCTGACCGCTGCGATGGGGCTGGCCGGATTCCTCGGCGGCGTCATCGCCCCCTCGCGCGACATGCTGGTGCGCAACGCGGCTCCTGCGGGCGCCGCGGGCCGCGCCTTCGGCATCGTCTCCACCGGTTTCAATTTCAGCGGCATACTCTCCCCGTTATTGTTCGGCTGGATCATGGACCAGAGCCTGCCGCATTGGGTGTTCGGCGCCTCTGTCGCCTTCATGGTGCTGACGGTGCTGCTGGCGCTGGTGACCGACCGCAAGCCTGCGGTCCCGAAGCCGCTGTAA
- a CDS encoding TonB-dependent receptor produces MSFTNTATRRRVWLASSFLIPIVSLGISGAEAQTPASEQLPPIEVTSPGDQNRTRAKPTYDEPSTSRRVVPAAAPSSGTRPAAGTGSNVPSQSVSQGVGGAGGRQFSGIVGTSSTVITAEDIAHSPAQTVQEIIAQTPGVQLTNLYGGVNGAGTTVDVRGFGAFATNNTLVLINGRRLNDIDKAGVDLSTIPLQSIERIEITRGNSGAVLYGDNAIGGVVNIVTKTGVGGPPVSIRGEAGVGSFNQRMASVSTALNSGPWSASFYGNGVKSDGYRVNNALDQRNGIGNINYTTPGLTAFLTLSGDDQKLGLPGGRFVQPSIGLDELATDRRGTGTPFDYANKQGASATAGFTKSLWNGAELIVDGGVREKKQQLGFFGTNPGSSFASTYVDANLLTWSITPRLSVKNTIFGIPSSILTGIDYYDATFHQDRGAFKGLTPFHRYDLAQQTLAGYWQQSIGLLPTTDFSYGVRVQNTDLTARDRFDGTAPFAFGTGAIPLDSNETQYALHVGLEHRFNNVFTVFGRAARAFRTPDVDERVSSGPSFDPFTFAAIPGEFKLKTQTSHDIEGGFRIKSGGFQMQSSIYNMDLENEIHFNPVLFFNVNLDPTRRYGSETSASLRVSDSVLLRGGVAYTRAMFREGPFAGNDVPLVSRYTASGGVTWNIWQNYLVLDATVRAWSERIMDNDQANTQRRIPADATVDLKLSGAYDRFFWSVGVNNLFNALYYDYAIASSFTPGRFAAYPLPGRTFMVKAGATF; encoded by the coding sequence ATGTCTTTCACCAACACAGCCACGCGGCGGCGCGTCTGGCTTGCTTCCAGCTTTCTCATACCGATCGTATCGCTCGGCATTTCCGGCGCAGAGGCGCAGACGCCGGCGTCCGAACAATTGCCGCCGATCGAGGTCACCTCGCCCGGAGACCAGAACAGGACGCGCGCCAAACCGACCTACGATGAACCATCGACCTCGCGCCGCGTCGTGCCGGCGGCTGCGCCATCGAGCGGCACGAGACCCGCAGCGGGGACCGGCTCGAACGTCCCATCGCAAAGCGTTTCGCAAGGTGTGGGCGGAGCTGGCGGCCGGCAATTCTCCGGCATCGTCGGAACATCTTCGACCGTGATCACGGCTGAGGACATCGCGCACTCGCCGGCGCAAACCGTGCAGGAGATCATCGCGCAAACCCCGGGCGTGCAACTGACCAACCTGTACGGCGGCGTGAACGGCGCCGGGACCACGGTCGACGTCCGCGGGTTCGGCGCGTTCGCCACCAACAACACGCTTGTTCTCATCAACGGCCGCCGGCTCAACGACATCGACAAGGCCGGCGTCGATCTTTCAACTATCCCGCTTCAGTCAATTGAACGCATCGAGATCACCAGGGGCAACAGCGGCGCAGTGCTTTACGGCGACAACGCAATCGGCGGCGTCGTCAATATCGTCACCAAGACCGGCGTCGGCGGTCCGCCGGTCTCGATCCGCGGCGAAGCCGGAGTTGGGTCCTTCAACCAGCGTATGGCCTCTGTTTCGACTGCGTTGAACTCGGGCCCATGGTCAGCCTCGTTCTATGGCAACGGCGTCAAGTCCGATGGATACCGGGTGAACAACGCGCTCGATCAGCGCAACGGCATCGGCAACATCAACTACACCACCCCTGGCCTCACCGCATTCCTGACCTTATCGGGCGACGATCAAAAGCTGGGCCTCCCCGGCGGCCGCTTCGTTCAGCCTTCCATCGGACTCGACGAACTGGCCACTGACCGCAGAGGCACCGGCACGCCCTTCGATTATGCCAACAAGCAGGGCGCCAGCGCCACGGCCGGCTTCACCAAATCGCTTTGGAACGGCGCGGAACTCATCGTCGACGGCGGCGTGCGGGAAAAAAAGCAGCAATTAGGATTCTTTGGCACGAACCCGGGCTCCAGTTTCGCATCCACTTACGTCGATGCGAATTTGCTGACCTGGTCGATAACGCCGCGGCTGAGCGTCAAGAATACGATATTCGGAATTCCGTCGTCGATTCTGACCGGAATCGATTATTACGATGCCACCTTCCACCAAGATCGCGGCGCATTCAAAGGCCTCACGCCGTTTCACAGGTACGATCTGGCGCAGCAGACGCTGGCCGGCTACTGGCAGCAATCAATCGGCCTGTTGCCGACGACCGACTTCTCCTATGGCGTTCGAGTCCAAAACACCGACTTGACCGCGCGCGACCGCTTCGATGGGACCGCCCCGTTTGCGTTCGGCACCGGGGCGATTCCGCTCGACAGCAACGAAACGCAATATGCGCTGCATGTCGGTCTCGAGCATCGCTTCAACAACGTCTTCACCGTGTTCGGCCGTGCCGCACGCGCATTCCGCACTCCTGACGTCGACGAGCGTGTGTCCTCCGGCCCTTCGTTCGATCCTTTCACATTCGCCGCGATTCCGGGCGAATTCAAACTGAAGACCCAGACCTCGCATGACATCGAGGGCGGCTTCCGTATCAAGTCCGGCGGCTTCCAGATGCAATCGAGCATCTACAACATGGACCTCGAGAACGAGATCCATTTCAATCCTGTGCTGTTCTTCAACGTCAACCTCGATCCGACCCGCCGCTACGGCTCGGAGACCAGCGCTTCGCTGCGTGTCAGCGACAGCGTGCTGCTGCGGGGCGGCGTGGCCTACACCCGCGCCATGTTTCGCGAGGGACCGTTTGCCGGCAACGACGTCCCGCTGGTCTCGCGCTACACCGCGAGCGGCGGCGTGACCTGGAACATCTGGCAGAACTATCTGGTGCTGGACGCTACCGTGCGGGCCTGGAGCGAACGCATCATGGACAATGACCAGGCCAACACCCAGCGCCGCATTCCGGCGGACGCCACCGTCGATTTGAAACTGAGCGGCGCCTACGACCGCTTCTTCTGGTCTGTCGGCGTGAATAATCTGTTCAACGCGCTCTATTACGACTACGCGATCGCAAGCTCGTTCACGCCGGGCCGCTTCGCGGCCTATCCACTCCCCGGCCGCACCTTCATGGTGAAGGCCGGCGCGACGTTCTGA
- a CDS encoding FecCD family ABC transporter permease — protein sequence MSVEAVTLTNEEAARRRIGATAALAALVVLLTLISLGIGPVRLSPLAVAEALFGGGSEVAQVIVREIRLPRMLLALAIGAILGLSGASLQGLLRNPLASPSLFGAPQSAAFGAVLVIALGLADVRSYALPVAAIVAAFASVFVLLSIAGRNAGLLILILSGLAISSFAGAATALVMNLSSNPFVVLEIAFWLLGSLEDRSFQHVMLAFPFIIAGALMLFSQRHAFRALGLGEETAQSLGVDVGRLRLFVISGVALGVGGAVAVTGTIGFIGLVAPHLMRPLIGHDPGRLLVPSALAGSALLLAADIAVRIIPSTSDIKVGVLTSIIGVPFFLYLIMRERRALGGGVA from the coding sequence ATGAGTGTTGAGGCCGTAACCCTGACCAATGAGGAAGCCGCGCGCCGGCGGATCGGCGCGACGGCAGCCCTTGCTGCCCTCGTGGTGCTCTTGACGCTGATCTCGCTCGGCATCGGTCCGGTGCGGCTGTCGCCGCTTGCGGTGGCGGAAGCGCTGTTCGGCGGCGGCAGCGAGGTGGCGCAGGTGATCGTGCGGGAGATCCGCCTGCCGCGCATGCTGCTGGCGCTGGCGATCGGTGCCATTCTCGGGCTGTCAGGCGCATCGCTGCAAGGTTTGCTCCGCAATCCGCTGGCCTCGCCCTCGCTGTTCGGCGCGCCGCAATCGGCCGCGTTCGGCGCAGTGCTGGTGATCGCGCTCGGGCTGGCCGACGTCCGCTCCTATGCGCTCCCGGTCGCCGCGATCGTCGCGGCGTTTGCTTCGGTGTTCGTGCTGCTTTCGATCGCCGGCCGCAACGCGGGTTTGCTGATCCTGATTCTGTCGGGGCTGGCGATTTCGAGCTTTGCGGGGGCCGCCACCGCCCTGGTGATGAACCTCTCCAGCAATCCGTTCGTGGTGCTGGAGATCGCATTCTGGCTGCTCGGCTCGCTGGAGGACCGCAGCTTTCAGCATGTGATGCTGGCGTTTCCCTTCATCATTGCCGGCGCGCTGATGCTGTTCAGCCAGCGCCATGCTTTTCGGGCGCTGGGCCTGGGCGAGGAAACCGCGCAGAGCCTTGGCGTCGATGTCGGGCGTCTACGGCTGTTCGTGATTTCGGGCGTCGCGCTCGGTGTGGGCGGCGCGGTCGCCGTCACCGGCACCATCGGTTTCATCGGCCTGGTCGCGCCGCATCTGATGCGGCCGTTGATCGGCCACGATCCCGGGCGGCTGTTGGTGCCGAGCGCACTCGCAGGCTCGGCGCTATTGCTAGCTGCCGATATTGCGGTGCGCATCATTCCCTCGACGTCGGACATCAAGGTCGGCGTGCTGACCTCGATCATCGGCGTGCCGTTCTTCCTCTATCTGATCATGCGCGAACGCCGCGCGCTCGGCGGAGGCGTCGCATGA
- a CDS encoding ABC transporter ATP-binding protein: MSEAALLIARRLGVRLAGRVVLKDVSLALSAGHLVALVGPNGAGKTTLLRALAGLIPSEGEIAVGGDALASLPLRERAKRFGYLPQGHLVHWPLPARDIVALGRYPHGATDPARLSPKDAEAVLRAMQAVDVMEFSDRRVTELSGGERSRVALARALAVEAPIILADEPTASLDPRHQIDVMKNLRATADKGVLVIVVTHDLGLAARFADHVLVLKEGNLVSWGTPGEGLSEQVMADVFRISAYRAEYQREAVIVPWADI; the protein is encoded by the coding sequence ATGAGCGAGGCCGCGCTGCTGATCGCAAGGAGACTCGGCGTGCGGCTCGCCGGCCGCGTCGTGCTGAAGGACGTTTCGCTGGCGCTATCGGCGGGACACCTGGTGGCGCTGGTCGGCCCGAACGGCGCCGGCAAGACGACGTTGTTGCGGGCGCTGGCCGGGCTAATCCCCTCCGAGGGCGAGATCGCGGTCGGCGGCGATGCGCTGGCCTCGCTGCCGCTGCGCGAGCGCGCCAAACGTTTCGGTTATCTGCCGCAGGGGCATCTCGTGCATTGGCCGCTGCCGGCGCGCGATATCGTGGCGCTCGGCCGCTACCCGCATGGCGCAACCGATCCGGCGCGGCTGTCGCCGAAAGACGCCGAGGCCGTGCTGCGCGCGATGCAGGCGGTCGACGTGATGGAGTTCAGCGATCGCCGCGTCACCGAGTTGTCCGGCGGCGAGCGCAGCCGCGTGGCGCTGGCGCGTGCGCTCGCGGTGGAGGCGCCGATCATCCTGGCCGACGAGCCGACCGCCTCGCTCGATCCGCGGCACCAGATCGACGTCATGAAGAACTTGCGCGCGACCGCGGACAAGGGCGTGCTGGTCATCGTGGTGACGCACGATCTCGGGCTTGCTGCGCGGTTTGCCGACCATGTGCTGGTGCTGAAGGAAGGCAATCTGGTGTCGTGGGGTACGCCGGGCGAGGGGCTATCGGAGCAGGTGATGGCGGACGTGTTTCGCATCAGCGCCTATCGCGCGGAATATCAGCGTGAGGCGGTGATCGTTCCCTGGGCGGATATCTGA
- a CDS encoding ABC transporter substrate-binding protein, translating into MRRFGFLVAIVALAMSSGAAFAASLPRMVSMNVCSDQLLLTLADPEQILGLSRFARDGWQSRAGDISRYPVLSGAAEDVLLLKPDLVIASAFDKRSTRELLKTKGLHLAELAVPRNLDEARAQIREVGDMTGHPDRAAAEIARLDAALARARRAAAERHYRVLPLSRRGWVAGSDGFLGSLLSEVGLRSAAGDLGFAFGGFASLEAIVSVRPDFIVVSQAGDYAQDDGQAFLVHPALERFYPPERRIVIPERLTECGGVMLADALDALTAELARVGR; encoded by the coding sequence ATGCGACGGTTCGGCTTTCTTGTCGCGATCGTCGCGTTGGCGATGTCAAGCGGCGCGGCATTCGCGGCCAGCCTTCCGCGTATGGTGTCGATGAATGTCTGCAGCGATCAGTTGCTGCTGACTCTGGCCGACCCCGAGCAGATTTTGGGACTCAGCCGCTTCGCGCGCGACGGCTGGCAATCGCGGGCGGGCGACATCAGCCGCTATCCGGTATTATCAGGCGCGGCCGAGGACGTGCTCTTGCTCAAGCCGGACCTGGTCATCGCCAGTGCGTTTGACAAGCGTTCGACGCGGGAGCTGTTGAAGACGAAGGGCCTTCATCTTGCCGAGCTCGCCGTGCCGCGAAACCTCGACGAAGCCCGCGCGCAGATCCGCGAGGTCGGCGACATGACCGGGCACCCCGATCGCGCGGCCGCCGAAATCGCGCGGCTCGACGCCGCGCTGGCGCGCGCCCGCCGTGCCGCTGCCGAGCGGCATTATCGCGTGCTGCCGCTGTCGCGGCGCGGCTGGGTGGCGGGCAGCGACGGCTTTCTCGGTTCGCTGCTGAGCGAGGTCGGGCTGCGCAGCGCCGCCGGCGATCTCGGCTTTGCCTTCGGCGGATTTGCCTCACTGGAAGCGATCGTGTCCGTGAGGCCCGACTTCATCGTGGTTTCGCAAGCCGGCGATTATGCGCAAGACGACGGCCAGGCGTTTCTGGTCCATCCGGCGCTGGAGCGCTTCTACCCGCCGGAGCGGCGCATCGTGATTCCGGAGCGCCTGACCGAATGCGGCGGCGTGATGCTGGCCGACGCGCTGGATGCGCTGACGGCGGAATTGGCGCGGGTGGGGCGGTGA
- a CDS encoding MBL fold metallo-hydrolase, translating into MIFRQLFDSVSGTYSYLLASRAGGEALILDPVLEKADRYCQLLRELDLRLVKAVDTHLHADHVTGLGELRDRTQCITIMGEQSKADVVSMRVSDGDKVTIEGLSLDVMYTPGHTDDSYSYLMGDRVFTGDTLLIRGTGRTDFQNGSSRAQYESIFNRLLKLPDETLVFPAHDYKGDTVSTIGEERRYNPRLQVRNVDEYIELMANLKLPNPKMMDVAVPANMHVGLHQEELAKQGLALCARDAIASLGQPDILLVDLRETSERAKHGTISGALHAPYPGICESLQPGGMLREVAAATGRRVVFFCAFGERSAMAVAAAKNAGLANTAHIEGGLDAWKKVGGPVVQG; encoded by the coding sequence ATGATCTTTCGTCAACTCTTCGACAGCGTGTCCGGCACCTACAGTTATCTGCTGGCGAGCCGCGCCGGCGGCGAGGCGTTGATCCTCGATCCCGTGCTGGAAAAGGCCGATCGCTACTGCCAGCTTCTGCGCGAGCTCGATCTGCGGCTGGTGAAGGCGGTCGACACCCATCTGCACGCCGACCACGTCACCGGCCTCGGCGAACTGCGCGACCGCACCCAGTGCATCACCATCATGGGTGAGCAGAGCAAGGCCGACGTGGTCTCGATGCGGGTGTCCGACGGCGACAAGGTGACGATCGAGGGGTTGAGCCTGGATGTCATGTACACGCCCGGCCACACCGACGATTCCTATAGCTATCTGATGGGTGACCGCGTCTTCACCGGCGACACGCTGTTGATCCGCGGCACCGGCCGCACCGATTTCCAGAACGGCTCTTCGCGCGCACAATATGAATCGATCTTCAACCGGCTTCTGAAACTGCCGGACGAGACGCTGGTATTCCCCGCCCATGACTACAAGGGCGACACGGTTTCCACCATCGGCGAGGAGCGCCGCTATAATCCGCGGCTGCAGGTACGCAACGTCGACGAGTACATTGAGTTGATGGCGAACCTGAAGCTGCCGAACCCGAAGATGATGGACGTCGCGGTGCCCGCCAACATGCATGTCGGCCTGCACCAGGAGGAGCTTGCCAAGCAGGGACTCGCGCTCTGTGCCCGCGACGCGATTGCGAGCCTTGGCCAGCCCGACATTCTGCTGGTGGATTTGCGCGAGACCAGCGAGCGCGCCAAGCATGGCACGATCTCGGGCGCGCTGCATGCGCCCTATCCCGGTATCTGCGAAAGCCTGCAGCCCGGTGGCATGCTGCGCGAAGTCGCCGCCGCGACCGGCCGCCGGGTGGTGTTCTTCTGCGCCTTCGGCGAGCGCTCAGCGATGGCGGTGGCCGCGGCAAAGAACGCGGGGCTGGCCAACACCGCGCATATCGAAGGCGGGCTGGACGCGTGGAAGAAGGTCGGTGGGCCGGTGGTTCAAGGGTGA
- a CDS encoding DsrE family protein: MLRVMAAALLITTAAPETRAQQAPLQDKPFAEHKIVLQLSDSDPRKQGLVLSVASNLMKHYDPDKVAIEVVAFGPGIDLLRPENPNRKMVESLVAQGARFDVCLNTVDTLEREAGKRPEFIAAATPVQVGVAQILFLTENGYTLVRP, encoded by the coding sequence ATGCTTCGCGTGATGGCCGCGGCGCTTCTGATTACAACCGCCGCGCCAGAGACCCGCGCCCAGCAGGCACCGCTGCAGGACAAGCCGTTCGCCGAGCACAAGATCGTGCTGCAGCTCTCCGACAGCGATCCGCGCAAGCAGGGCCTCGTGCTCAGCGTCGCCAGCAACCTGATGAAGCATTACGACCCCGACAAGGTGGCGATCGAGGTCGTCGCGTTCGGCCCCGGCATCGACCTGCTGCGCCCGGAAAATCCCAACCGCAAGATGGTCGAGAGCCTGGTCGCGCAAGGCGCGCGTTTCGACGTCTGCCTCAACACCGTCGATACGCTCGAACGCGAGGCCGGCAAGCGGCCGGAGTTCATCGCCGCGGCAACGCCGGTGCAGGTCGGCGTCGCGCAGATCCTGTTTCTGACGGAGAACGGGTATACGCTAGTGCGGCCGTGA